The following are encoded together in the Betaproteobacteria bacterium genome:
- a CDS encoding ABC transporter ATP-binding protein codes for MSHQLEVRAVSHSFRGLSVLRGVNFVVPDGQIVGLIGPNGAGKSTLFNIISGFLEPNQGQVFFQGEDINRLSVPQRSQKGLLRSFQTPQVFARLTVRENLMAGCYKETSSGVVAGLVGWGGRRERRAMEEAASQACETFGLAGVRDRLAGKLPGGQQRLVELARAAVGKPKLLCLDEPSSGLNTEEVNQLMSMLRRMNAQGVTILLVSHDMDLVAVASEIHVLCFGEIIASGPFARLKGDARVREAYLGV; via the coding sequence ATGAGCCATCAACTGGAAGTGCGCGCCGTATCTCACAGCTTTCGCGGTTTGAGCGTGCTGCGCGGCGTGAACTTCGTCGTCCCCGATGGGCAGATCGTGGGATTGATCGGTCCCAATGGCGCGGGCAAGAGCACGTTGTTCAACATCATCTCCGGATTTCTCGAACCCAACCAGGGCCAAGTGTTTTTTCAGGGCGAGGATATCAACCGGCTGAGCGTGCCCCAGCGCAGCCAGAAGGGCTTGCTGCGTAGTTTTCAAACTCCCCAGGTTTTCGCGCGCCTGACGGTACGCGAAAACCTCATGGCTGGCTGTTACAAGGAAACTTCCAGCGGGGTGGTGGCGGGGCTCGTGGGGTGGGGGGGCAGACGTGAACGGCGGGCCATGGAGGAGGCGGCCAGCCAGGCGTGCGAGACTTTTGGGTTGGCGGGCGTACGAGACCGGTTGGCGGGCAAGTTGCCGGGCGGGCAGCAGAGGCTGGTGGAACTGGCGCGGGCCGCGGTGGGAAAGCCTAAGTTGCTGTGCCTGGATGAACCCTCATCCGGGCTCAATACGGAGGAGGTCAACCAGCTCATGAGTATGCTTCGGCGGATGAATGCTCAGGGCGTGACCATATTGCTGGTGTCCCACGACATGGATTTGGTGGCGGTGGCGAGCGAGATTCACGTGCTTTGCTTCGGCGAAATCATCGCCAGCGGCCCCTTCGCGCGGTTGAAGGGCGATGCGCGCGTGCGCGAAGCCTACTTGGGCGTCTAG
- a CDS encoding ABC transporter ATP-binding protein: MLSIENIEAGYGGIPVLRGVSAAIERNEAVAIIGANGAGKSTLVRAICGLLPLTGGRIVRDGQDIQRLPPHKRSQHGIAVVLENRHLFGELSVRANLELASIHGKARAAGGRRFGLDDVLQLFPFVRTRLDAPVELLSGGEQQMVAIARALLLQPDLLILDEPSTGLSPKVVKDIVGVMATLREGGMSILLVEQNVALAAQTSERAYVMSLGRVVHEIKRGEWEGFRDNEALIKAYLGGTA; the protein is encoded by the coding sequence GTGTTGAGCATCGAAAACATCGAGGCAGGTTACGGTGGCATTCCAGTCCTGCGCGGGGTTTCCGCGGCGATCGAACGCAACGAAGCCGTGGCCATCATCGGTGCCAATGGCGCTGGAAAATCGACCCTGGTGCGCGCGATCTGCGGTTTGCTCCCGCTCACCGGCGGGCGCATCGTGCGAGACGGGCAGGACATACAGCGGTTGCCTCCTCACAAGCGCTCGCAGCATGGCATCGCGGTGGTGCTGGAGAACCGGCATCTCTTCGGCGAGTTGTCCGTGCGGGCCAATCTCGAACTGGCCTCCATCCATGGCAAGGCGCGCGCGGCTGGGGGGCGCCGCTTTGGCCTGGACGATGTATTGCAGCTCTTTCCTTTCGTCCGCACTCGTTTGGACGCGCCGGTGGAACTGCTCTCCGGTGGCGAGCAGCAGATGGTGGCCATTGCCCGCGCTTTGTTGTTGCAACCGGATTTGCTCATACTTGACGAGCCCTCCACGGGGCTCTCGCCCAAGGTGGTGAAAGACATCGTAGGCGTCATGGCTACCCTGCGGGAGGGCGGCATGAGTATTCTTTTGGTCGAGCAAAACGTGGCGCTGGCGGCGCAGACTTCCGAGCGTGCTTACGTGATGTCGCTGGGGCGCGTGGTGCACGAAATCAAGCGCGGCGAGTGGGAAGGTTTTCGCGACAACGAGGCGCTGATCAAGGCTTACTTGGGTGGGACAGCGTAG